A single genomic interval of Sceloporus undulatus isolate JIND9_A2432 ecotype Alabama chromosome 2, SceUnd_v1.1, whole genome shotgun sequence harbors:
- the CLDN23 gene encoding claudin-23, translated as MRTPTPMIVGIVLGPCGLVLNLTSTLAQGWRTVSNIPRESYDLIQQQGIWDFCNMYQSSHMTTCYNIEDTLGYFSQLPVQVAKGLMPASLVVTAIGLVVTTLGVRCWQYQPHHLLAGLGGLLLFISGLLSLIAISWYNYELYDLPAPTGSTLEVGYCLVLGYLASCMEIIGGISLTISFHECCKERKLRKAAKDTSYPPSNQQGPASVTAINSPSITDGRDLQTPYRNPALRYYSNSLNVLEDERASRSGSRFPCDSDL; from the coding sequence ATGAGGACCCCGACACCCATGATTGTGGGCATAGTGCTTGGCCCATGTGGACTTGTCTTAAATCTGACCAGCACCCTGGCTCAAGGCTGGAGGACTGTCAGCAATATCCCCCGGGAGTCATATGACTTGATCCAACAACAAGGCATCTGGGACTTCTGTAACATGTACCAGAGCAGCCACATGACCACCTGCTACAACATTGAGGACACCCTGGGCTACTTCTCCCAGCTGCCTGTGCAAGTGGCCAAAGGGCTCATGCCTGCCTCGCTGGTGGTCACTGCCATAGGCCTGGTGGTGACCACGTTGGGTGTGCGCTGCTGGCAGTACCAACCCCATCACTTGCTGGCTGGGCTAGGAGGCTTGCTGCTCTTCATTTCTGGGCTGCTGAGCCTTATTGCCATCTCCTGGTACAATTATGAACTCTATGATCTGCCTGCCCCAACAGGTAGCACCTTAGAGGTGGGCTACTGCCTAGTCCTAGGTTACCTTGCTAGCTGCATGGAAATTATTGGGGGCATCTCCTTGACTATTAGCTTTCACGAGTGCTGTAAAGAACGCAAGCTTAGGAAAGCTGCTAAGGACACCAGTTATCCACCTAGCAACCAGCAGGGCCCAGCAAGTGTGACAGCCATTAACTCCCCTTCCATTACTGATGGCAGAGATTTGCAGACGCCGTACAGGAATCCAGCGCTCAGATACTACAGCAATTCCCTGAATGTATTGGAAGATGAGAGAGCCAGTAGGAGTGGCAGCAGATTTCCCTGTGACTCAGATTTGTAG